The following is a genomic window from Asterias amurensis chromosome 8, ASM3211899v1.
TCCGGCCAAAGCTGTGACGTCCTAACCAGCCGACCAAACCAGTTTACGATTTGTTAAGGACGAGTTCGGACGTTTTTTATAACTAGTTTGGTACGTGTGGCCCAACCTTTACAAAAGCTTTTAGGAAATATTTTTTCCAGGGATCCTCATTTAATGTCCTCTGTCTCTTCTCTTATAAAaagaactggacactattggttattactcagaacaattattagcaatacaactttattggtaacgagcaatggagagctgttgatagtataaaacatcgtgagaaacggctccctctgaagtaacgtagtttttgagaaagatgtaatttcccACCACTcagatatttgaattgattgcGAGACCTAGCTTCAGcagagatctcgaaatcaagcatattaTGTAAGCACACAAGTGCGAcaagttttttcttccattattctctcgcaacttcgacgacctatggagttcacattttcacaggtttgttgttttgtgcatatgttgagatacaccaagtgagaagactggtctttgacaattaccaaaaggtgtccagtgcacaAACGTACAAACATAACAAGATAACAAACACAAATACACATTCCATTAAGAATGATATAAAGAAATAGTCCTAGTTGAAGTTGACTCCGTTGGTGTAAAacctggaggggtgttgtgatgaaagaaatcattgaaacttttttatttattttactttttgaccataagtgttgatgattttgaccgaaaaggtatttatgaataggtcaaagtgtgttgaatccgttttcaactagtagtttaaacccgctgaggcctggttcttgataatttacctcgacttcgtctcggtaaaattatcaagaaccagggcccaatttcatagagctgcttaagcacaaaattttgcttaagcaaaaaattccttgcttagtaaaatcagattaccggccaagactccactcaattgttatgctaagtaaacaacagctaaatactagtcataagcaatgtatatggcatgaaattttggccagtaacatgtgtaaaataagcgagctattttcgtgcttaagcaaattttttgcttaagcagctctatgaaattgaccccaggccttgttgggattaaaccactagttgaaaacctcttcaccacacattgattccctcatTGAAATTGAGTAATTGGTCTCTTCCTTGATCcatgaaaatattattttccTACCTGTTCGTGAATATGTACAGCGAACCAGAACAACACCCCGATCGAACCACCGCAGATGAAAAACCAAATTGCGCAGATTATGACAACCCCTGGTTGGCTGCTGTAACGCGTTATCTGGTAGAGCAGGGTTGCAATCTCGGCCAGAGAGCTCGCAACGATAAACCCTAAAAATGGCGAGAAGATTTCATTCCCCGTCGCCACAAccctatgaaaaaaaaaattaaacaaattaaaataataataacttaatatataaatcaatcaaaattcatttattaagcgccaaaatcaaaagtttgctctaaGGCGCTGAGTAGGCAAAGTTTAATAGTAAAGACTGctggaacaggtgagctttaaGGAATGTCTTGAACGAGGTAAGTGAGCTTGCCTTTTtacgagtttttttttttacagagttaagactagtgttatctcgagttagtaaggactagccttaagctTTTAAAATCCCcaaaagactagtcctaggtttaggactagtccaactctttgtgaaatcgaccccaagaAGCTTATTCCACATTTTGGGGCCATACAGTGAAATATCTCTCTGCAGAAGTTGAATAGCGAGTTCTTGTCACAATTAAAGGGAGCAAAAGGTAGACTAACGAATATGTCTTGTTGGGATCTCAATTTGAGCATGTCCATGACATATCCAGGAGCTTGTTTATGGTACACGTTATACATCAGTATCATACTTTTGAAGATGATTCTTTGAGGGATTGGAAACCAATGTAGGTTGAATAGATGACGACTGTTGTATTTATATTGCGTTTATTATAATAATCAATGTAACAGCATTCTTCTTGACATTATTCAAGAAGAGCAAACAAcagttataattattttattttagtaaaaCCACAAATCGTGGCACAAGGGCCAATTGCATGTGACTGtacataaaaatatattaaatataTAACAAGAAGTGTCTTTTAGACCTACATAGACTCACTTCGCTAAGCGTTGGTGCTCGCATCTTAGTTTTTCGAAGCTGAACTGAAGTTTTCCATCTTCAGAGATGCCATTTTGGAGTTTCTCGTTGAAATTGTCGAACATCCTGGACATCAACTTGGAGAAAAGGCAACATAAACTAACTGTGAAAATGTAGGGAAATGAACCGGCGAAGTAGACGAAAACCATCGGCAGTCTTCCTTCTGGGGGGAACGGTTCGTACAGAAAATCGATCGCACTTCGAATTTCATCGATAGGTCCGAAAGTGAAAAACACGAAAACAAAACCGTCGAAGCAGTCTATCACAACAGGGATGAGTATGGCGATGAACACGGCGCGTTTCACCCATCGTCTTTCTCCTGTGACCCCCAAGCCAGGAACCTCGCCGTAAACCCGGTGCAGGTGTGCCACGAACGATTGGAAACGTCCCCGTGAGAAGGTGCAGTGGTAGAACCAACATGAAATCCCAAAGGCACATTGAAAATGCCACGTTCCAGGGGCGATCATAGTCAAGAAAACGCTTAAATTCCCGATGTTCTGTGCCATTGGGAGAATGAAACGAAGAGCGTTGGCCCAGGCTACGACGTTGATGACGATGCAGTAGAGTCGCCGTGGATCGAGCAACCTCACGGGGAGGGACTTGGAGGCGTCGATCGGTGGGTAGTACAGGCCATACACGGTCATCGTAATCAGGATTGGTCGCAACTCTCGGGTTAAATTGATCGCAGGATTCGAGTCTGGGTGTTCTGACTCAATGGCGTCTGTCTCGACCTGGTTTGGATGTGGACCCTCGACCTTCCCGTCCAACTCCTCGGTACCTCCATGAGTTGTCTTGACCGCCATCTTGGTTTGAGGGTTCGGTTTAGGTCTGGTGGCCGTGTTATTGGTCTGACCATCCCACTGAGAGCCGACTGGATTGGATGCTGAATACATGATGCTTATTCGACTCACAAATACGAAATGAATCTCCACCGATCTTTGTCTAagtaagagaggtttgcggtaacaccatgtgaatcaAGTAGAACAATGTCTATCCAACAATGACTGTGCAGAAACTCGGTATAGTACCAAAAAATAACGGCCACTTTCTGTAATGTTTTGTTCAAAGAATCGCTTGTAGATAATGGTTTGTCCACAGTGTGTTTGCTTTCCAAGCCTATTAAGTACAACTAATggttattaaacaaaatgtggATGTAAAAGCTTCTCAACGCTACAAAGTGTCCGGACGTGGACGTAAGAGAtgagtgttcctttaaaggcactggacagcattggtaattactcaacatttagtgtgcataaaaacttacttggtaacatgatggagagatgttgatagtataaaacattgtgagaaacggctccctcatgaagtaacgtagttttcaaaaaagaagtaactttccatcacgaatttgacttcgagacgtcagacttagattttgaggtctcgaaatcaagcacctgaaagcacacaatttcgtgtgtcaagggtgtttttttctttcattgatatctcgcaacttcgacgaccaatattgagctcaaactttcacaggcttgttattttatgcatatgttgagatacaccaagtgagaagactggtcttagacaattaccaatagagtccagtttATTTAAGGAATGATTATTCCTTTTAATTAACTCCTGGAACGGGtgcattttaaaa
Proteins encoded in this region:
- the LOC139941222 gene encoding uncharacterized protein encodes the protein MSRMFDNFNEKLQNGISEDGKLQFSFEKLRCEHQRLAKVVATGNEIFSPFLGFIVASSLAEIATLLYQITRYSSQPGVVIICAIWFFICGGSIGVLFWFAVHIHEQAHDAENYVHDISVWDQSEEGTPIQVMLFFAKLHGKPITLTVWNWAAITRDFVLTVFGILVSYFVIVVQTFPSYPEP